Proteins found in one Myxococcaceae bacterium JPH2 genomic segment:
- the mxcH gene encoding TonB-dependent siderophore myxochelin receptor MxcH, whose product MPSAHSPSMAPRARGLALLLLLAARVAHGQSTPAPATSTDEPVLEPPADEVIEVNVQGVSPEERMRQSAEAVRVVDLKDIQREAVDLGQALSRTEGVGVRRAGGLGSRARFSLAGLTDDQVRFFVDGVPLELAGLGPDFANVPVNLVQRLEVYQGVVPIRFGADALGGAVNLVTTDEIQGTHASASYELGSFATHRLTLSGRHLSESSGVFVRATGYFDRSPNDYRIRVQVPDEQGRLVMTQVSRFHDGFRAGGGAIEAGVIDRPWAHRLLLRVFLGDASKEVQHDATMQVPFGDVDSGTRSAGATLRFEQTFAESLVAEVVGGYVHRRARFVDLGRCAYDWLGQCIVELPQAGEMLAGGVDRSVRQHTGFARAHLEWTPAPEHAVRLSLAPTVVSRSGEDRALRERGQLDPLTGAREMTTLVTGLEYERDALDGRVENIVFAKDYLQRMAAERLLPSNVFAPARQHHHSMGVGDSLRYRVSSALLAKASYERATRLPSPDAVFGDGVLIGDNLDLKPETSHNLNLELSADLRDTPHGDFRGSVMGFGRLADQLIVLLGDQGYFTHRNVLSARCIGAAGALGWTSPGQHVAVDTNVTWQDLRATSSEGAFGAFDGQRIPNRPSLLAHAGVRLQWPGLLRDTDELSLSWHSRYIHAFYRAWERLGVKSSKQQVDAQLLHSMALTYVFRASVGTVSWTFDIQNLTDATAVDFYGVQRPGRALSLKVVAEF is encoded by the coding sequence ATGCCTTCCGCCCACTCCCCCTCCATGGCGCCCCGGGCCCGCGGCCTCGCCCTCCTCCTGCTGCTCGCGGCGCGCGTGGCCCATGGCCAGTCCACGCCCGCGCCCGCCACGTCGACCGATGAGCCTGTCCTGGAGCCCCCCGCGGACGAGGTCATCGAGGTCAACGTGCAGGGCGTCTCGCCCGAGGAGCGCATGCGCCAGTCCGCCGAGGCCGTGCGCGTCGTCGACCTCAAGGACATCCAGCGCGAAGCGGTCGACCTGGGCCAGGCGCTCTCGCGCACCGAGGGCGTGGGAGTCCGTCGCGCGGGTGGGCTCGGCAGCCGCGCTCGGTTCTCGCTCGCGGGCCTCACGGATGATCAGGTCCGCTTCTTCGTGGACGGCGTGCCCCTGGAGCTTGCGGGGCTGGGGCCCGACTTCGCGAACGTCCCCGTCAACCTCGTCCAACGCCTGGAGGTCTATCAAGGCGTGGTGCCCATCCGCTTCGGCGCGGATGCCCTGGGCGGCGCGGTCAACCTCGTCACCACCGACGAGATTCAAGGCACGCACGCCTCGGCCTCCTACGAGCTGGGCTCCTTCGCGACGCACCGCCTCACCTTGAGCGGGCGACACCTGAGCGAGTCCTCGGGCGTCTTCGTGCGCGCCACGGGCTACTTCGACCGCTCGCCCAATGACTACCGCATCCGCGTCCAGGTCCCCGATGAGCAGGGCCGTCTGGTGATGACCCAGGTGTCCCGCTTCCACGATGGCTTCCGCGCTGGCGGCGGCGCCATCGAAGCCGGTGTCATCGATCGACCGTGGGCCCATCGGCTCCTCCTGCGCGTGTTCCTCGGCGACGCGAGCAAGGAGGTTCAACACGACGCCACCATGCAGGTCCCCTTCGGCGACGTCGACTCGGGCACTCGCTCCGCGGGCGCGACGCTGCGCTTCGAGCAGACCTTCGCCGAGTCGCTCGTCGCGGAGGTGGTGGGCGGCTACGTCCATCGGCGAGCCCGGTTCGTCGACCTGGGACGCTGTGCCTATGACTGGCTCGGGCAGTGCATCGTGGAGCTGCCGCAAGCCGGGGAGATGCTCGCGGGCGGAGTCGATCGCTCCGTGCGCCAGCACACCGGGTTCGCCCGCGCCCACCTCGAATGGACGCCCGCACCGGAGCACGCCGTGCGGCTGTCGCTCGCGCCCACGGTGGTGAGCCGCTCTGGAGAGGACCGGGCCCTGCGCGAGCGCGGCCAGTTGGATCCGCTCACCGGGGCCCGGGAGATGACCACCCTGGTGACGGGCCTCGAGTACGAGCGGGACGCGCTCGACGGCCGCGTGGAGAACATCGTGTTCGCCAAGGACTACCTGCAGCGGATGGCCGCGGAACGCCTGCTGCCGAGCAACGTCTTCGCCCCTGCGCGACAGCACCATCACTCGATGGGCGTGGGCGACAGCCTCCGGTATCGCGTGTCCTCGGCGCTGCTCGCGAAGGCGTCCTATGAACGCGCCACGCGCCTTCCGTCGCCCGACGCGGTGTTCGGAGACGGCGTCCTCATCGGCGACAACCTCGACCTGAAGCCCGAGACGAGCCACAACCTCAACCTCGAGCTGAGCGCGGACCTGCGCGACACACCGCACGGCGACTTCCGTGGCAGCGTCATGGGCTTCGGTCGGCTGGCGGATCAGCTCATCGTCCTGCTCGGCGACCAGGGCTACTTCACGCATCGCAACGTGCTCTCCGCGCGGTGCATCGGCGCGGCGGGAGCGCTGGGCTGGACGTCCCCGGGGCAGCACGTGGCGGTGGACACGAATGTCACGTGGCAGGACCTGCGCGCGACCTCCAGCGAGGGCGCGTTCGGGGCCTTCGACGGGCAGCGGATCCCCAACCGCCCGAGCCTGCTGGCCCATGCGGGCGTGCGGCTCCAGTGGCCTGGGCTCTTGCGCGACACCGACGAACTCTCGCTGTCGTGGCACAGCCGCTACATCCACGCCTTCTATCGAGCTTGGGAGCGACTGGGCGTCAAGAGCAGCAAGCAACAAGTCGACGCGCAGCTGCTGCACTCGATGGCGCTCACCTACGTCTTCCGCGCCTCCGTCGGCACGGTGAGCTGGACGTTCGACATCCAGAACCTCACCGACGCGACCGCCGTCGACTTCTACGGCGTCCAGCGGCCGGGCCGCGCGCTCTCCCTGAAGGTCGTCGCCGAGTTCTAG
- a CDS encoding glutathione S-transferase, translating to MRTLAGLHYSPWTEKARWALDHHRLDYTYREHSPMLGEFWLRRHTQPGQRPTVPLFLDEERSTTGSIAIARRAEALSPGTAPLFPTSAAAIIEHWEAISDRVIGAGRAYILTRIARNKRAQADALPGFVPSWLRPAFAPMAHMGVSFIARKHQVPADGESAVQQVAVPAFDQLRAALGGRPYLADRFTYADVTASVMLQFVRPVESRHLELKPGTREAWSHESLAQAYPDLLAWRDALYDKHRRPTLSLAETGSKSALG from the coding sequence ATGCGCACGCTCGCGGGACTTCACTACTCGCCCTGGACCGAAAAGGCTCGCTGGGCATTGGATCATCACCGGCTCGACTACACCTACCGAGAGCACTCGCCCATGTTGGGCGAGTTCTGGCTGCGACGACACACGCAGCCCGGTCAGCGCCCCACCGTCCCGCTCTTCCTGGACGAGGAGCGCTCCACCACGGGCTCCATCGCCATTGCTCGGCGCGCGGAGGCGCTGAGCCCTGGCACCGCGCCGCTGTTCCCCACCAGCGCCGCCGCCATCATCGAGCACTGGGAGGCCATCAGCGACCGCGTCATCGGCGCCGGCCGGGCCTACATCCTCACGCGCATCGCCAGGAACAAGCGGGCCCAGGCAGATGCCCTGCCCGGCTTCGTCCCCAGCTGGCTGCGCCCTGCCTTCGCCCCCATGGCGCACATGGGCGTGAGCTTCATCGCGCGCAAGCACCAGGTCCCCGCCGACGGGGAATCGGCGGTCCAGCAGGTCGCCGTCCCCGCCTTCGATCAACTCCGTGCCGCGCTCGGCGGCCGGCCGTACCTGGCGGATCGCTTCACCTACGCGGACGTCACCGCCTCGGTGATGCTCCAGTTCGTGCGCCCGGTGGAGTCCCGTCACCTGGAGCTGAAGCCAGGGACGCGCGAGGCCTGGAGCCACGAGTCGCTCGCCCAGGCATACCCAGACCTGCTGGCGTGGCGCGACGCGCTCTATGACAAGCATCGCCGACCCACCCTGAGCCTCGCGGAGACAGGGAGCAAGAGCGCTCTGGGGTGA
- a CDS encoding CPBP family intramembrane metalloprotease: protein MDVGSLSWRPEYRTPLIVLVTGTIAFPLSYFATSISVCRALLGRAGWTGEKLAVGCVLLSRLVGGILLGVIPLFVVRALLPDSEHDFGLTLARPGWDLLFTLVGIGSALTAEYLGYRVWPGAFALYPEIKVQPPWPARLHALNLLGWMLYLAGYELLFRGLMLFPLARNLGSWPAIAITTALYAYAHVPKSPQETVSTFLLGYYFGAVALFTNSIVSPFLIHVCIACSSEGFALLALRQGAQRSIALGGNPPLSSTRPPPV, encoded by the coding sequence ATGGATGTCGGCTCGCTGTCCTGGCGTCCCGAGTACCGCACGCCCCTCATCGTCCTGGTGACGGGCACCATCGCCTTCCCGCTCAGCTACTTCGCCACCAGCATCTCCGTCTGCCGCGCACTCCTCGGTCGCGCGGGCTGGACGGGCGAGAAGCTCGCGGTGGGCTGCGTCCTCCTCTCCCGGCTGGTGGGCGGAATCCTCCTGGGAGTCATCCCCCTGTTCGTCGTGCGCGCGCTGCTGCCCGACTCCGAGCACGACTTCGGGCTCACGCTCGCGCGCCCGGGCTGGGACCTCCTCTTCACCCTCGTGGGCATCGGCTCGGCGCTGACGGCCGAGTACCTCGGCTATCGCGTCTGGCCAGGCGCGTTCGCGCTCTACCCTGAGATCAAGGTGCAGCCGCCGTGGCCCGCTCGGCTCCACGCCCTCAACCTCCTGGGCTGGATGCTCTATCTGGCGGGCTATGAGCTGCTGTTCCGCGGGCTCATGCTCTTCCCGCTCGCACGCAACCTGGGGAGCTGGCCCGCCATCGCCATCACCACCGCGCTGTACGCGTATGCGCATGTCCCCAAGAGCCCGCAGGAGACGGTCTCCACCTTCCTGCTCGGGTATTACTTTGGCGCCGTGGCGCTCTTCACGAACTCCATCGTGAGCCCGTTCCTCATCCATGTCTGCATTGCCTGCTCGTCGGAAGGCTTCGCGTTGCTCGCGCTGCGGCAGGGCGCTCAACGGTCAATCGCCCTCGGGGGCAACCCGCCGTTATCGAGCACGCGGCCTCCGCCAGTGTGA
- a CDS encoding aminotransferase class I/II-fold pyridoxal phosphate-dependent enzyme yields the protein MSSSAAVYGQPTYPSWIANRVRLQREFIDNLRPFPFDQPADIRGFYSLHQNDYLRLSNHPEVVHARAEANLRPRIESFSSSVFGGVSSEHDRFVELLKESLQANDVILTTAGWTANAGLLEAICGEETPVYIDVEAHASMVDGIRFSQAKKVIVRHNDCDHLEKRIKIHGPGVICIDALYSTDGSLPDLPRYIDICERHDCILVLDEAHSFGMFGAKGGGLAVKLGLAHRVHFRTVSLSKALGGHGGLVAGSADMLRSLRSHMRPVLFSSSTSAILAAGHAAALEVLMREPERAAHCLEMAARFVRALEGAGVDTRASRSQIVSLFFKDEQACQLYGELRERRILSSVFVYPAIPRGISMLRFSVYSELKPDDIDYIADCTLAGLRKMRPAELRP from the coding sequence ATGAGCAGCAGCGCAGCGGTGTATGGGCAACCCACGTATCCGTCATGGATCGCGAACCGTGTCCGACTGCAGCGGGAATTCATCGACAACCTGCGCCCATTTCCTTTCGATCAGCCGGCGGACATCCGCGGCTTCTACTCGTTGCACCAGAATGACTATCTGCGGCTCTCCAATCATCCGGAGGTCGTGCACGCGCGAGCCGAGGCGAACCTCCGCCCGCGCATCGAGTCGTTCTCGTCCTCGGTCTTCGGGGGCGTCTCGTCCGAGCACGACCGCTTCGTGGAGCTGCTCAAGGAGTCACTCCAGGCCAACGACGTCATCCTGACCACCGCGGGATGGACCGCCAACGCGGGGCTCCTGGAAGCCATCTGCGGCGAGGAGACGCCGGTCTACATCGACGTGGAAGCGCACGCGTCCATGGTGGATGGCATCCGCTTCTCCCAGGCCAAGAAGGTGATCGTCCGGCACAACGACTGCGACCACCTGGAGAAGCGCATCAAGATTCACGGCCCCGGCGTCATCTGCATCGACGCCCTCTACAGCACCGACGGCAGCCTCCCGGATCTGCCGCGCTACATCGACATCTGCGAGCGGCACGACTGCATCCTCGTCCTGGACGAGGCGCACTCCTTCGGCATGTTCGGCGCCAAGGGCGGCGGGTTGGCGGTGAAGCTGGGCCTGGCGCACCGGGTCCACTTCCGCACGGTGAGCCTGAGCAAGGCGCTGGGCGGCCACGGCGGACTGGTCGCGGGCAGCGCGGACATGCTGCGCAGCCTGCGCTCCCACATGCGGCCCGTCCTGTTCAGCTCCTCCACCTCGGCCATCCTCGCGGCCGGCCACGCCGCGGCGCTGGAGGTGCTCATGCGCGAGCCCGAGCGCGCCGCCCACTGCCTGGAGATGGCGGCCCGGTTCGTTCGCGCGCTGGAGGGCGCGGGCGTGGACACGCGCGCCTCGCGCAGCCAGATCGTCTCCCTCTTCTTCAAGGACGAACAGGCCTGCCAGCTCTACGGCGAGCTGCGCGAGCGGCGCATCCTCTCCTCCGTGTTCGTCTACCCCGCCATCCCGCGAGGCATCAGCATGTTGCGCTTCTCCGTCTACTCGGAGCTGAAGCCCGACGACATCGACTACATCGCCGACTGCACCCTCGCGGGCCTGAGGAAGATGCGCCCGGCGGAGCTGCGGCCATGA
- a CDS encoding SDR family oxidoreductase translates to MTAPAPRVALITGASSGIGQACATLLAAHGLTVYGTARQAQSAPEGCTLIPMDVTRDDSVKQAVGEVLTREGRIDVVVNNAGYGLAGSIEDTSLDEARLQFETNFFGVMRVCKAVLPTMRQLQAGLIVNISSLGGAIGLPFQGLYSASKFALEGFTEALRQEVRPFGIHAVLIQPGDIQTRITQNRVRAQATGPGSTYQEHFEGALKVIEREEQAGIPPTAVAQQVLRLVTGRSFRVRYRVGRLSQTSSVAAKAILPSGMFEKALMSFYGL, encoded by the coding sequence ATGACCGCTCCGGCGCCTCGGGTCGCGCTCATCACGGGCGCCTCGTCCGGCATCGGCCAGGCGTGCGCCACCCTCCTCGCCGCTCATGGCCTGACGGTCTACGGCACCGCCCGACAGGCCCAGTCGGCTCCGGAGGGCTGCACCCTCATCCCCATGGACGTCACGCGGGACGACTCGGTGAAGCAGGCGGTGGGCGAAGTGCTCACGCGCGAGGGCCGCATCGATGTCGTGGTGAACAACGCGGGCTACGGGCTCGCGGGCTCCATCGAGGACACGTCGCTGGACGAGGCCCGGCTGCAGTTCGAGACGAACTTCTTCGGCGTGATGCGCGTGTGCAAGGCCGTGCTGCCCACCATGCGCCAGCTCCAGGCCGGGCTCATCGTGAACATCAGCTCCCTGGGCGGAGCGATTGGCCTGCCCTTCCAGGGGCTGTACAGCGCGAGCAAGTTCGCGTTGGAGGGCTTCACCGAGGCCCTGCGCCAGGAGGTCCGTCCCTTCGGCATCCATGCGGTCCTCATCCAGCCGGGAGACATCCAGACGCGCATCACCCAGAACCGCGTGCGCGCCCAGGCCACCGGACCGGGCTCCACGTACCAGGAGCACTTCGAGGGGGCCTTGAAGGTCATCGAGCGCGAGGAGCAGGCTGGCATTCCGCCGACCGCCGTGGCGCAGCAGGTGCTGCGACTGGTGACGGGCCGCTCCTTCCGCGTGCGCTACCGCGTGGGGCGGCTGTCCCAGACCTCGTCGGTGGCGGCCAAGGCCATCCTGCCCTCGGGCATGTTCGAAAAGGCGTTGATGTCGTTCTACGGCCTCTGA
- a CDS encoding acyl carrier protein: MHAERTLQRLKQMIADLCAVDAQSIRGEGMLRGYGLDSIRIMDLVATIESEFQVQLRVEEMGTISSVRDLAEHIDRVIARNAPVEAAATR, translated from the coding sequence TTGCATGCGGAACGGACGCTCCAGCGGCTGAAGCAGATGATCGCCGATCTCTGCGCGGTGGATGCTCAGTCCATTCGCGGCGAGGGAATGCTGCGCGGCTACGGCCTCGACTCGATTCGGATCATGGACCTGGTGGCCACCATCGAGTCCGAGTTCCAGGTCCAGCTTCGCGTCGAGGAGATGGGCACCATTTCCTCGGTGCGAGACCTGGCCGAGCACATCGACCGCGTCATCGCGCGCAATGCACCCGTGGAAGCAGCGGCCACCCGGTGA
- a CDS encoding aminotransferase class III-fold pyridoxal phosphate-dependent enzyme — translation MRSDDLAWPDASRHFKPYLHRMLAAAGLDLAFHRAEGDFLYALDASGREFGVLDLLGGYGTSLLGHNHPELLDTAHQLLREQRPFSAQASLRPRAARLAASLSERVGRVTGRTYVATFASTGTEVVEAALKHASLELLQRKTGIVDRLREQFRRLRLRLRAGDARLSEDVFTQASRKLGERPIATLDDLEAALLQRAAQALSTVPRVLAVEGGFHGKTLGALSLTHNPEFRVPWSPSDISPVVFLPPGDTQRPTQEAERARVNYLELEVTCEGEVRVQEAHLVNVCACFVEAVQGEGGIRVMTSEFLAALRATADAGGFPLVLDEIQCGLGRTGTFLGSEPSGVSGDYYLFSKALGGGLAKISALLVEEPRYIPEFGYLHSSTFADDDFASTLALKALDLLARDDEALLRRCRETGQGFLQSLRALQARFPQQLRDVRGVGLMIGLELAPPKDSPSSLLRVLSAQGLLGYVISGYLLRQHGIRVAPTLAAHGTIRLEPSAYIAPASLERFLRALEQVLVLLRDSDVGRLTHHLLDAGSEPLPESPRAEPSAPIPPPTVDPRRARKPTRVAFLIHFSEPTDLRAWEPRLAHASDEGCVRFLSRMKGLIEPFVVSRSQVQSAQGRQVDLTVIGVPFTSAQAMEALRAGETWTLELVRRGVELARREGCVVVGLGGHTSIVTDNCRALVEDDLVLTSGNSLTVAAALDALFRAARQQHIPVERARLGIVGATGNIGAAMGEIAAESVGELILFGRPGAQRYLEPVAAAIYASELRRLLRGGPATGLAATVSTSLLGRSLLANPHALPVNVGEVLRRGLLEELGERAPIRIATEQDTLLRGCQLIVSATNAARPVILPAHVTDAPAVLCDIAVPQDVDASVKQQRPQALVLRGGLVRTPHGEDLRIPGARLGPGEVFGCLAETLLLGFSGQREYGSQGTLVAENIRHLGELARLHGFQFDLKPA, via the coding sequence ATGCGCTCAGACGACCTCGCGTGGCCGGACGCGTCGCGGCACTTCAAGCCCTATCTCCACCGGATGCTCGCCGCCGCCGGGCTCGACCTGGCGTTCCACCGCGCCGAGGGCGACTTCCTGTACGCCCTGGATGCGAGCGGGCGCGAGTTCGGAGTCCTCGACCTGCTCGGTGGCTACGGCACGTCCCTGCTGGGGCACAACCACCCCGAGCTGCTCGACACCGCCCATCAACTCCTGCGCGAGCAGCGCCCATTCAGCGCGCAGGCCAGCCTCCGGCCCCGGGCCGCGCGACTCGCCGCGAGCCTGTCCGAGCGCGTGGGCCGGGTGACGGGGCGGACGTATGTCGCCACGTTCGCCAGCACGGGCACGGAGGTGGTGGAGGCCGCGCTCAAGCACGCGAGCCTGGAGCTGCTCCAGCGCAAAACCGGCATCGTGGACCGGCTGCGCGAGCAGTTCCGCCGACTCCGGCTGCGCCTGCGCGCGGGCGATGCCCGGCTCAGCGAGGACGTCTTCACCCAGGCCTCGCGCAAGCTCGGAGAGCGTCCAATCGCCACGCTGGATGACTTGGAGGCGGCGTTGCTCCAGCGCGCGGCGCAAGCGCTGTCCACCGTCCCTCGCGTGCTCGCGGTGGAGGGCGGCTTCCACGGAAAGACACTGGGCGCGCTGAGCCTCACGCACAACCCCGAGTTCCGCGTCCCCTGGAGCCCCAGCGACATCTCCCCCGTCGTCTTCCTCCCCCCCGGTGACACGCAGCGGCCCACACAAGAGGCCGAGCGCGCGCGCGTGAACTACCTGGAGCTGGAGGTGACGTGCGAGGGCGAGGTGCGCGTGCAGGAGGCCCACCTCGTCAACGTCTGCGCCTGCTTCGTCGAGGCCGTTCAAGGCGAAGGCGGCATCCGCGTCATGACGTCGGAGTTCCTCGCGGCCCTGCGCGCCACGGCGGACGCGGGCGGCTTTCCCCTCGTCCTCGACGAGATTCAATGCGGCCTGGGACGCACCGGCACGTTCCTGGGCTCCGAGCCCTCGGGCGTGTCGGGCGACTACTACCTCTTCTCGAAGGCGCTGGGCGGCGGGCTCGCGAAGATCTCCGCGCTGCTGGTGGAGGAGCCCCGCTACATCCCCGAGTTCGGCTACCTGCACTCCTCCACGTTCGCGGACGACGACTTCGCGAGCACGCTCGCGCTGAAGGCCCTGGACCTGCTGGCCCGCGACGACGAAGCGCTCCTGCGCCGCTGCCGCGAGACAGGCCAGGGCTTCCTCCAGTCCTTGCGCGCGCTCCAGGCTCGCTTCCCCCAGCAGCTCCGCGACGTTCGCGGCGTGGGGCTGATGATTGGCCTGGAGCTGGCTCCGCCCAAGGACTCACCCTCCTCCCTGCTGCGGGTGCTCTCCGCGCAGGGGCTCCTGGGCTACGTCATCTCCGGCTACCTCTTGCGGCAGCACGGCATCCGTGTTGCCCCCACCCTCGCCGCGCACGGCACCATCCGACTGGAGCCCTCCGCGTACATCGCGCCCGCGTCCCTGGAGCGCTTCCTCCGCGCGCTCGAGCAGGTGCTCGTGCTCCTGCGCGACAGCGACGTGGGACGGCTCACCCATCACCTCCTCGACGCCGGCAGCGAGCCCCTTCCGGAGTCGCCTCGCGCCGAGCCCTCCGCGCCTATCCCTCCGCCGACCGTGGATCCACGGCGCGCGCGCAAGCCGACCCGGGTGGCCTTCCTCATCCACTTCTCCGAGCCCACGGACCTGCGCGCCTGGGAGCCTCGCCTCGCGCACGCGAGCGATGAGGGCTGCGTGCGCTTCCTCTCGCGCATGAAGGGACTCATCGAGCCCTTCGTGGTCAGCCGCTCCCAGGTGCAATCCGCGCAGGGGCGCCAGGTGGACCTCACGGTCATCGGCGTCCCGTTCACCTCCGCCCAGGCCATGGAGGCCCTCCGGGCGGGCGAGACGTGGACCCTGGAGCTGGTCCGCCGCGGCGTCGAGCTGGCGCGCCGCGAGGGCTGCGTCGTGGTGGGCCTCGGAGGCCACACCTCCATCGTGACGGACAACTGCCGGGCGCTCGTCGAGGACGACCTGGTCCTCACCAGCGGCAACAGCCTCACGGTGGCCGCGGCGCTGGACGCGCTGTTTCGCGCGGCCCGCCAACAACACATCCCCGTCGAGCGCGCGCGGCTGGGAATCGTGGGCGCCACCGGGAACATCGGCGCCGCCATGGGAGAGATCGCCGCGGAGAGCGTGGGTGAACTCATCCTCTTCGGCCGGCCCGGCGCGCAGCGCTATCTGGAGCCGGTGGCCGCCGCCATCTACGCCTCCGAGCTGCGGCGACTCCTCCGCGGAGGCCCCGCCACGGGCCTCGCCGCCACGGTGTCCACGTCCCTCCTGGGACGCTCGCTCCTCGCGAACCCGCATGCGCTGCCGGTCAACGTGGGCGAAGTCCTCCGCCGAGGACTCTTGGAGGAGCTGGGCGAGCGCGCCCCCATTCGCATCGCCACCGAGCAGGACACGCTGCTGCGGGGCTGCCAGCTCATCGTGTCCGCCACCAACGCCGCGCGACCGGTCATCCTCCCCGCGCACGTCACGGACGCGCCGGCCGTCCTCTGCGACATCGCGGTGCCCCAGGACGTGGACGCCTCGGTGAAGCAGCAGCGCCCCCAGGCCCTCGTGCTGCGCGGAGGGCTGGTGCGCACGCCGCACGGCGAGGACCTGCGCATCCCCGGCGCGCGACTGGGCCCCGGCGAGGTCTTCGGCTGTCTGGCCGAGACGCTGCTCCTGGGCTTCAGCGGGCAGCGGGAGTACGGCTCTCAGGGCACGCTGGTGGCGGAGAACATCCGCCACCTGGGAGAGCTGGCCCGGCTGCACGGCTTCCAGTTCGACCTGAAGCCGGCCTGA
- a CDS encoding APC family permease translates to MKARTEFLFYVSVGVGMALATSSFTVVSGLFQILSSPWVLQLAVLLAGVFCAVIALSIAELASMFPSAPGVRTYLKAAFGPRSSLVLVYLYLIFTVLMAGVEGYMFALVFKAAFPSVPPTLTALVLMGGVIVINGVGLELPRDLQMATTYASVLLLLGASAYGLIAAPAPLRDVVTLSEGVGQLSQLPAAVGMAIFLYMGFEWAAPVGLKPKAYERKIPISLPVCVAVLSAIYILFVLALPLYVARGTVAASSVPHVLYFEAMFGRAGTYVALVLSFGAVVSTFNAGIMGGSRLVFMLAREGLLPAWCGTTSAKTGAPIGGVLALGGVACVSALVVSRYELQLVLALISATIMCVIYAAFLAAALSLRKSRPQARRSYRTPIFPWLQGAVALVLPCLGLGTLLSVPEQGLLPVYWMLGCLVTALVTTEWSLRFVAMKEQRGSSALAP, encoded by the coding sequence ATGAAAGCCAGAACGGAGTTTCTCTTCTACGTCTCGGTGGGCGTGGGGATGGCCCTGGCCACCAGCAGCTTCACGGTGGTGTCAGGGCTGTTCCAGATCCTCAGCAGCCCGTGGGTGTTGCAGCTCGCGGTGCTGCTGGCGGGGGTGTTCTGCGCGGTGATCGCGCTGTCCATCGCGGAGTTGGCGAGCATGTTCCCCTCGGCGCCCGGGGTGCGCACGTACCTCAAGGCAGCGTTCGGGCCTCGCTCCTCGCTGGTGCTCGTCTACCTGTACCTCATCTTCACCGTGCTGATGGCGGGGGTGGAGGGGTACATGTTCGCGCTCGTCTTCAAGGCGGCCTTCCCCAGCGTGCCGCCCACGCTCACGGCGTTGGTGCTGATGGGCGGGGTGATTGTCATCAACGGGGTGGGGTTGGAGCTGCCGAGAGATCTCCAGATGGCGACCACCTACGCGAGCGTGCTGCTGCTGCTGGGCGCGTCCGCGTATGGCCTCATCGCGGCGCCCGCGCCCTTGCGTGACGTGGTGACGCTGTCGGAAGGCGTGGGGCAGCTCTCGCAGCTCCCCGCCGCCGTGGGCATGGCCATCTTCCTCTACATGGGCTTTGAGTGGGCCGCGCCCGTCGGGCTCAAACCCAAGGCCTACGAGCGCAAGATTCCCATCTCCCTGCCGGTGTGTGTGGCGGTCCTGTCCGCCATCTACATCCTGTTCGTGCTGGCGCTGCCGCTGTATGTGGCTCGGGGCACGGTGGCCGCCAGCTCCGTGCCGCATGTGCTGTACTTCGAGGCGATGTTCGGACGGGCGGGGACCTACGTGGCGTTGGTGCTCTCCTTCGGCGCGGTGGTCTCCACGTTCAACGCCGGCATCATGGGCGGCTCGCGGCTCGTCTTCATGCTCGCGCGCGAGGGCTTGTTGCCCGCGTGGTGCGGGACGACTTCGGCGAAGACGGGCGCGCCCATCGGCGGCGTGCTGGCGCTGGGGGGTGTGGCGTGCGTGTCCGCGCTCGTGGTGTCCCGCTACGAGCTGCAGCTCGTCCTTGCCCTCATCAGCGCGACCATCATGTGCGTCATCTACGCGGCGTTCCTGGCGGCGGCCCTGTCCTTGCGCAAGTCGAGACCCCAGGCCCGGCGCAGCTACCGCACCCCCATCTTCCCGTGGCTGCAGGGGGCGGTGGCGCTGGTGCTGCCGTGTCTGGGTTTGGGGACCTTGCTCTCCGTTCCCGAGCAGGGCCTGCTGCCCGTGTACTGGATGCTGGGCTGTCTGGTGACGGCGCTGGTCACCACCGAGTGGTCGCTGCGGTTCGTGGCCATGAAGGAGCAGCGCGGCTCCTCGGCCCTCGCGCCGTAG
- a CDS encoding SCP2 sterol-binding domain-containing protein, translating into MWNTSATTTGLSEVLQDFQTRFNDNPRAKKLVTGWDRSVLLDATNTGNKFVLAVQDRALTEVRKVPDFDEDSDGLVHLQGDESVLTEIFSGRYNPATALVDGAISIFSSDRDKVKLEALAMILWRLG; encoded by the coding sequence ATGTGGAACACGAGCGCAACCACGACGGGGCTGAGCGAGGTCCTTCAGGACTTCCAGACTCGATTCAATGACAACCCACGCGCGAAGAAGCTGGTGACGGGCTGGGACAGGTCCGTGCTGCTCGACGCAACCAACACGGGCAACAAGTTCGTGCTGGCCGTGCAGGACCGAGCGCTGACGGAAGTCCGGAAGGTGCCGGACTTCGATGAGGACTCGGATGGCCTGGTCCACCTGCAAGGGGACGAGAGCGTGCTGACGGAGATCTTCTCCGGTCGCTACAACCCGGCGACCGCGCTGGTGGATGGCGCCATCTCCATCTTCTCGTCGGACCGCGACAAGGTGAAGCTCGAGGCGCTGGCGATGATCCTCTGGCGACTGGGCTGA